The sequence GCTCTCACAAGCGCTTCTGCGAATGGTGGAGGAACTGAATTGCCGCACCTGGCAACCTGTGCTGATTTCGGATATTTACGGCCTTTATAATCTTTATCGATGATGTATTCTTTAGGGAATCCCTGAGCTAAAAATAGTTCGTGTGGCTGCAGCATCCTCATCCCGATATCCGTTATTTGATAATTAATGCCTGCTACAGTGACAAGACCAAATTTATTTCCCCCGGATGTT comes from Jeotgalibacillus aurantiacus and encodes:
- a CDS encoding DNA cytosine methyltransferase, which produces YGQGIGQELVSPIHTIPTKDRFSLVTAFLMKYYGQGTGHSLDEPLHTITSGGNKFGLVTVAGINYQITDIGMRMLQPHELFLAQGFPKEYIIDKDYKGRKYPKSAQVARCGNSVPPPFAEALVRANLPEMCVNREMVKYSLQA